In Ilumatobacter fluminis, the following proteins share a genomic window:
- a CDS encoding rhamnan synthesis F family protein, whose product MIPASVRRTGAWRAIARWRRRRLIASSSWFDEAFYRSRVADAGDDPLGHFVRVGESAGLDPHPDFDTDAYVLLNPGAEGQALTHFVRTVAANPSRSLQPWQVIDPADPRVASGWFDAEWYRSQLDDGSETADDALARWHPYVHYVRHGVADGRPPSPIFDADEYAEHHDVGTEGPVRHWIDEQPEVGPFATLRTAQLDGLRPYGRHRVRPDRDLDGRSVCVMVHGFYPDVLPALFERLRALPSGWTLLVSVVDEAAVNVAQTAVDAAFEQGVGPGRTVVRVVANRGRNFAPLLVEFGDEVLTHEFVLHLHTKKSLYTGNEATEWRDHLVDHLVPDPAGVSAILSAFADDPTTGVVQAPAFPALPVWANHWLANSGRGRQLLERMGLDPALGRGYVDYPVGGMFWARSAALRPLYDLGLTLDDFEPEAGQTDRTLAHTLERLVSWSAVAAGLQYVEFDADTGTWRRGWTTRSSDRIGRIGRAEIADALRGADLVTIDLFDTLLLRPALDAEALRETAAQRLGDEGLDLLRRRIEAEVEVRGHGLGDSTLGEIYAVAAERWPADADAFDRLREAELELERRTIVPRRWLIETLADLKSEGQRFVLVTDTFFERPFVEELVEAVGATDLLDDLVVSNDVRARKDTGDVWDLVAEREHPERWVHIGDNEFSDIQQAADRGIGTLYLPHAGAIASAAGFDLGAVAAPARRATSIVAGAGLASLLSVRPDRDAARTPAEFGYGVVGPLMVSFVSWIRRRALADDVDRLLFVARDGYLPHRIMQQFDRVDPDRRVAASYFLTSRRAALRVALGSDDPEIAIDAALGASWFGGTVSAFFDARFGWTPEPDVFDGMADRVVDLPRDEPIVRDIVRAVLDELTAIGGRERAAFDHYVSSLGIGADGHHALVDLGYSGTTQRLLETALPGRTSGYYAVLTPAGTATPATAACFGDDAVWNDANLILNHQRIFELVCAAPHGQVAGLGGDGTSVGVMIDSRAQVGEDERLVVAEVQAAAIRFCADLIERHGPDLLSAPLDEPAVMRAIERAGEIIVPSFEAVFAGLHLDDDYSGIPRLPIEVD is encoded by the coding sequence ATGATCCCGGCCTCGGTTCGTCGGACCGGCGCCTGGCGGGCGATCGCCCGATGGCGGCGGCGTCGGCTGATCGCGTCCTCGTCGTGGTTCGACGAAGCCTTCTACCGGTCGAGGGTCGCCGACGCCGGCGACGACCCGCTCGGCCACTTCGTCCGGGTCGGCGAGTCGGCCGGGCTCGACCCGCACCCCGACTTCGACACCGATGCGTACGTGCTCCTGAACCCCGGCGCCGAGGGCCAGGCGCTGACGCACTTCGTGCGGACCGTCGCCGCCAACCCGTCGAGGTCGCTGCAGCCGTGGCAGGTGATCGATCCGGCCGACCCGCGTGTCGCCTCGGGCTGGTTCGACGCCGAGTGGTACCGCTCACAGCTCGACGACGGATCTGAGACCGCCGACGACGCGCTCGCGAGGTGGCATCCGTACGTCCACTACGTCCGGCACGGCGTCGCCGACGGGCGGCCGCCGAGTCCGATCTTCGACGCCGACGAGTACGCCGAGCACCACGACGTCGGCACGGAGGGACCCGTCCGCCACTGGATCGACGAGCAGCCCGAGGTCGGCCCGTTCGCGACCCTTCGCACGGCACAGCTCGACGGGCTGCGGCCGTACGGCAGGCATCGAGTCCGGCCCGATCGCGACCTCGACGGCCGCAGCGTGTGCGTCATGGTCCACGGTTTCTACCCCGACGTGCTCCCGGCACTGTTCGAGCGGTTGCGGGCGCTCCCGAGCGGCTGGACGTTGCTGGTCAGTGTCGTGGACGAAGCCGCGGTGAACGTCGCACAGACTGCCGTCGATGCTGCGTTCGAGCAGGGAGTTGGTCCCGGACGCACCGTGGTGCGCGTCGTGGCGAACCGCGGCCGCAACTTCGCTCCGTTGCTCGTCGAGTTCGGCGACGAGGTGCTGACGCACGAGTTCGTCCTGCACCTCCACACGAAGAAGTCGCTCTACACCGGCAACGAGGCGACCGAGTGGCGCGACCACCTGGTCGATCACCTCGTGCCCGACCCGGCCGGTGTGTCCGCGATCCTGAGTGCGTTCGCCGACGACCCGACCACCGGCGTGGTGCAGGCCCCCGCCTTCCCGGCGTTGCCCGTGTGGGCGAACCACTGGCTCGCCAACTCGGGCCGGGGGCGGCAGCTGCTCGAGCGCATGGGGCTCGATCCGGCGCTCGGCCGTGGCTACGTCGACTACCCGGTCGGCGGGATGTTCTGGGCCCGATCGGCGGCTCTGCGCCCGCTGTACGACCTCGGTCTCACGCTCGACGACTTCGAACCGGAGGCCGGCCAGACCGATCGCACCCTCGCCCACACACTCGAACGACTCGTCTCGTGGTCGGCGGTCGCCGCCGGGCTGCAGTACGTGGAGTTCGACGCCGACACGGGAACGTGGCGTCGCGGCTGGACGACGCGGTCGTCCGACCGGATCGGGCGCATCGGTCGCGCCGAGATCGCCGACGCCCTGCGCGGTGCCGACCTGGTCACCATCGACCTGTTCGACACCCTGTTGCTCCGGCCGGCGCTCGACGCCGAGGCGCTGCGTGAAACGGCTGCGCAGCGGCTCGGGGATGAGGGACTCGATCTGCTGCGACGCCGCATCGAGGCAGAGGTCGAGGTTCGCGGACACGGGCTCGGCGACAGCACCCTCGGCGAGATCTACGCCGTGGCGGCCGAACGGTGGCCGGCCGACGCGGATGCCTTCGACCGGCTACGAGAGGCGGAACTCGAGCTCGAACGCCGGACGATCGTGCCCCGCCGCTGGCTGATCGAGACCCTGGCCGACCTGAAGTCGGAGGGGCAGCGGTTCGTCCTGGTCACCGACACCTTCTTCGAGCGCCCGTTCGTCGAGGAGCTCGTGGAGGCCGTCGGCGCCACCGACCTGCTCGACGATCTCGTCGTGTCGAACGACGTGCGAGCGCGCAAGGACACCGGCGACGTCTGGGATCTCGTCGCGGAACGCGAGCACCCCGAGCGATGGGTGCACATCGGTGACAACGAGTTCTCCGACATCCAGCAGGCCGCCGACCGTGGAATCGGCACCCTGTACCTGCCGCACGCCGGTGCGATCGCCTCGGCCGCAGGGTTCGATCTCGGGGCGGTGGCCGCGCCGGCACGGCGGGCGACGTCGATCGTCGCCGGTGCCGGGCTCGCGTCGCTGCTGTCGGTTCGACCCGACCGTGACGCTGCTCGTACTCCGGCCGAGTTCGGGTACGGCGTCGTCGGCCCGCTGATGGTGTCGTTCGTGTCGTGGATCCGGCGGCGGGCGTTGGCCGACGACGTCGATCGCCTGCTGTTCGTCGCCCGCGATGGCTACCTCCCGCACCGCATCATGCAGCAGTTCGACCGGGTCGACCCCGATCGGCGGGTCGCTGCCTCCTACTTCCTCACCTCTCGTCGTGCGGCACTCCGGGTGGCGCTCGGCAGCGACGACCCGGAGATCGCCATCGATGCCGCGCTCGGGGCGTCCTGGTTCGGCGGCACAGTCTCTGCGTTCTTCGACGCACGCTTCGGATGGACGCCCGAACCCGACGTGTTCGACGGCATGGCCGACCGGGTCGTCGACCTTCCCCGCGACGAGCCGATCGTGCGCGACATCGTTCGTGCGGTCCTCGACGAGCTGACCGCCATCGGGGGTCGTGAGCGGGCGGCATTCGATCATTACGTGTCGAGCCTCGGGATCGGAGCCGACGGCCACCACGCCTTGGTCGACCTCGGCTACTCGGGAACGACGCAGCGCCTCCTGGAGACGGCGCTGCCCGGTCGGACATCGGGCTACTACGCGGTGCTCACGCCGGCCGGCACCGCAACACCGGCGACCGCAGCCTGCTTCGGTGACGACGCCGTCTGGAACGACGCGAACCTGATCCTCAATCACCAACGGATCTTCGAGCTGGTCTGTGCCGCACCACACGGCCAGGTGGCCGGTCTCGGCGGCGACGGCACGAGTGTCGGCGTGATGATCGACTCGCGTGCTCAAGTCGGCGAGGACGAACGACTCGTCGTCGCCGAGGTGCAGGCGGCAGCGATCCGGTTCTGCGCCGACCTGATCGAGCGGCACGGCCCCGACCTGCTCAGCGCTCCGCTCGACGAACCGGCCGTCATGCGGGCCATCGAACGGGCGGGGGAGATCATCGTGCCGTCGTTCGAGGCCGTGTTCGCAGGACTCCACCTCGACGACGACTACAGCGGCATCCCACGGTTGCCGATCGAGGTCGACTGA
- a CDS encoding glycosyltransferase produces MSSHERGDITAVPVVVVTMRPPTGVLERCVRSLLDTSPGDGRAIEVIVVDNGGSARARLDAAGLVGVEVIETHANVGFGAAANVGLDHAVSRQAEAVAVLNDDVFVRSGWLAPLLDHLASGRVAAAQPLIVRHAADPPTVESVGRASDAAGAVSDLGAGRSPSDFAGAAPGAVPAVSSVAAVYSTDFVQDVGGFDERFFVGYADLELGRRGSAAGWTFAVVPGSVVEHVGSATTSMLGPGLVYFQERNRLWDVALHGGAAETARAIWLSVRRVRHEPRTLHRRALLDGAVGMPRRWLERARSSTPSLRDRSRRTGPDPMATRPTTGVNVVGYHHISSGLGDAARSFTACLRAAGADVLEIDNDVSQSPRRHAARTVTGPLHDTTVAFVTAFEFADFCERHPELVGPGRRMIGYWFWELSTVPPLHAEAMRLADEVWTPTTFVRDAYGSVADPDRPVRLMPIPLPRPEPDAAATSRWRAELGDAFAYLVSFDYLSIPERKNPHAAIAAFRSAFPDREDDSVRLVVKTINRERRPDDAAAIEALAAGDDRIVFVDCHLDENDHHGLIAAVDCLVSPHRSEGLGLQPALAMWFRTPVVATRYGGVVDYLDDDNAWLCGYTEVGVDAGEGIYPQGAPWADVDVDELAEQLRRVRADDGRRAQVVEAAHARIAAEPEPAEFGRRYLEALRTLRPA; encoded by the coding sequence GTGAGCAGCCACGAGCGCGGCGACATCACGGCGGTGCCGGTCGTGGTGGTCACGATGCGGCCACCGACCGGCGTCCTCGAGCGGTGCGTGCGGTCATTGCTCGACACGTCTCCCGGTGACGGCCGAGCGATCGAGGTCATCGTCGTCGACAACGGTGGCAGTGCTCGAGCGCGGCTCGACGCCGCCGGTCTCGTCGGCGTCGAGGTCATCGAGACGCACGCCAATGTCGGCTTCGGCGCCGCGGCGAACGTCGGCCTCGACCACGCGGTGAGTCGGCAGGCCGAGGCGGTCGCCGTGTTGAACGACGACGTGTTCGTCCGCTCGGGTTGGCTGGCACCGCTGCTCGACCATCTGGCATCCGGCCGGGTGGCCGCCGCGCAGCCCCTGATCGTCCGGCACGCCGCCGACCCACCGACCGTCGAGAGCGTCGGGCGGGCATCGGACGCTGCCGGGGCCGTGTCCGACCTCGGTGCGGGACGATCGCCGAGCGACTTCGCCGGAGCGGCGCCCGGAGCCGTGCCGGCCGTGAGCTCGGTGGCCGCCGTCTACTCGACCGACTTCGTGCAGGACGTCGGGGGATTCGACGAACGGTTCTTCGTCGGCTACGCAGATCTCGAACTCGGACGACGCGGTTCGGCCGCAGGCTGGACGTTCGCCGTCGTTCCCGGCTCGGTGGTCGAACACGTCGGCTCGGCCACGACATCGATGTTGGGCCCCGGGCTCGTCTACTTCCAGGAGCGCAACCGTCTCTGGGACGTCGCGCTGCACGGGGGAGCGGCCGAGACGGCGCGAGCGATCTGGCTGAGTGTTCGCCGGGTCCGCCACGAACCACGCACGCTCCACCGACGGGCGCTCCTCGACGGTGCCGTCGGAATGCCTCGCCGTTGGCTCGAACGGGCCCGATCGTCCACCCCGTCGCTCCGTGATCGCTCGCGCCGCACGGGCCCCGATCCGATGGCGACACGCCCCACGACGGGCGTCAACGTGGTCGGGTACCACCACATCAGCAGCGGCCTCGGCGACGCAGCCCGCTCGTTCACGGCCTGTCTCCGCGCCGCCGGCGCCGACGTGCTCGAGATCGACAACGACGTCAGCCAGAGCCCGCGCCGGCACGCTGCGAGAACGGTCACGGGACCGCTCCACGACACGACCGTGGCCTTCGTGACGGCGTTCGAGTTCGCCGACTTCTGCGAGCGTCACCCCGAACTGGTCGGCCCGGGTCGCCGCATGATCGGGTATTGGTTCTGGGAGCTGAGCACGGTGCCGCCCCTGCACGCGGAGGCGATGCGGCTCGCCGACGAGGTGTGGACGCCGACGACGTTCGTGCGCGACGCCTACGGCTCGGTCGCCGATCCGGATCGACCGGTGCGCTTGATGCCGATCCCGCTCCCTCGTCCCGAGCCTGACGCGGCAGCGACGTCTCGGTGGCGAGCCGAGTTGGGTGACGCATTCGCCTACCTCGTCAGCTTCGACTACCTGAGCATCCCCGAGCGGAAGAACCCGCACGCCGCGATCGCGGCGTTCCGGTCGGCGTTCCCCGATCGAGAGGACGACTCGGTTCGGCTCGTGGTGAAGACGATCAACCGCGAACGTCGACCCGACGACGCAGCGGCGATCGAAGCACTGGCCGCCGGTGACGACCGGATCGTGTTCGTCGACTGCCACCTCGACGAGAACGATCATCACGGTCTGATCGCCGCGGTCGACTGTCTGGTGTCACCGCACCGCAGCGAGGGACTCGGACTGCAACCGGCGCTCGCCATGTGGTTCCGGACGCCCGTCGTCGCAACGCGGTACGGCGGCGTCGTCGACTACCTCGACGACGACAACGCCTGGCTGTGCGGCTACACCGAGGTCGGCGTCGACGCCGGAGAGGGGATCTACCCACAGGGAGCGCCGTGGGCCGACGTCGACGTCGACGAGCTGGCCGAACAGCTGCGACGCGTGCGTGCCGACGACGGACGGCGGGCGCAGGTCGTCGAAGCAGCACACGCCCGCATCGCCGCCGAGCCCGAACCGGCCGAGTTCGGTCGCCGATACCTCGAGGCGCTGCGCACCCTCCGGCCGGCCTGA
- a CDS encoding sulfotransferase family 2 domain-containing protein, with protein MSWLSRAKDVVSRTIGGRSNETPETRESTSDRPEPETAQGYVPPEELGGVVPDRVVVFLHVPKTAGTSLRDFMFDAIRPGLLAPERHRFPTEMTPDEVAGLSNYRAFAGHFDVVDLGKFPGPQAVFTVLRDPADMLVSLYDFWRAHDPAFIEEHDLVGPRLARERSFEEFVGDVDQRIVPDLDNTLVRTFTGRIRSNEPLDDREALLAEAIGRLESFAHVGHVSELERTFQWLGGELGVDSVVPERRSNVRGQWTAEHLHNVDRTEVTPAARKALRPLTDLDDRLVTHFFPPTTP; from the coding sequence ATGAGCTGGTTGTCGAGAGCGAAAGACGTGGTGTCCCGCACCATCGGTGGGCGTTCCAACGAGACGCCCGAGACACGCGAGTCGACGTCCGACCGACCCGAACCCGAGACGGCGCAGGGGTACGTGCCGCCGGAAGAACTCGGTGGGGTGGTGCCCGACCGGGTCGTCGTGTTCCTCCACGTGCCGAAGACGGCCGGCACCTCCTTGCGCGACTTCATGTTCGACGCCATCCGCCCCGGGCTGCTGGCACCCGAACGGCACCGTTTCCCGACCGAGATGACACCCGACGAGGTCGCCGGTCTGTCGAACTACCGGGCGTTCGCCGGCCACTTCGACGTCGTCGATCTGGGTAAGTTCCCCGGTCCGCAGGCGGTGTTCACCGTGCTGCGCGACCCGGCCGACATGCTCGTGTCGCTCTACGACTTCTGGCGGGCCCACGATCCGGCGTTCATCGAGGAGCACGATCTCGTCGGCCCGCGCCTCGCACGCGAGCGTTCGTTCGAGGAGTTCGTGGGCGACGTCGATCAGCGCATCGTCCCCGATCTCGACAACACGCTGGTGCGCACGTTCACCGGACGCATCCGGTCGAACGAGCCGCTCGACGATCGTGAAGCGCTGCTTGCCGAGGCGATCGGGCGACTCGAGTCGTTCGCCCACGTCGGTCACGTGTCCGAACTCGAACGCACCTTCCAGTGGTTGGGCGGCGAACTGGGTGTCGACTCGGTGGTGCCCGAGCGACGCAGCAACGTCCGTGGACAATGGACGGCCGAGCACCTGCACAACGTCGACCGGACCGAGGTGACCCCCGCGGCTCGGAAAGCCCTGCGCCCCCTCACCGACCTCGACGACCGACTCGTCACCCACTTCTTCCCACCCACGACCCCCTGA
- a CDS encoding glycosyltransferase family 2 protein: MTAVSLTASPAPRATFAWTDTPELSVVIVTYGTGHVLERTVTDLASALEGDDLDAEVIVVDNPHPIRGTWAGDRIALATDGVRLVRASENLGFGGGNDRGVSIARAPLVCLLNPDVFLRPGDLRRLVDAARRHDGDIVAPAMLWPDGTVQEFGFRLLADGSTRAVEQPTDDGYDYCSAACWLLPKALFDELDGFDEAYHPAYYEDVDFVLRARQRGRTIHLVHDVQVVHAAHSELSSGWTEAVPDVSRQRSVFVERWADLLAGRPTE; this comes from the coding sequence ATGACGGCGGTCTCGCTCACGGCATCGCCTGCGCCGCGGGCGACGTTCGCCTGGACCGACACGCCCGAGCTGTCGGTCGTGATCGTCACGTACGGCACCGGACACGTGCTCGAACGCACGGTGACCGACCTGGCCAGTGCCCTCGAAGGCGACGACCTCGACGCCGAGGTGATCGTCGTCGACAATCCGCACCCGATCCGCGGCACGTGGGCCGGCGACCGCATCGCGCTGGCGACCGACGGTGTCCGACTCGTCCGGGCGTCGGAGAACCTCGGCTTCGGCGGGGGCAACGACCGAGGCGTGTCGATCGCTCGCGCCCCGCTCGTGTGCCTGCTCAACCCCGACGTCTTCCTCCGACCGGGCGACCTGCGCCGCCTCGTCGATGCGGCGCGTCGTCACGACGGCGACATCGTGGCGCCGGCCATGCTGTGGCCCGACGGCACCGTGCAGGAGTTCGGCTTCCGACTCCTCGCCGACGGTTCGACCCGGGCGGTCGAACAGCCGACCGACGACGGGTACGACTACTGCTCGGCGGCGTGCTGGCTGTTGCCGAAGGCGTTGTTCGACGAGCTCGACGGCTTCGACGAGGCGTACCACCCGGCGTACTACGAAGACGTCGACTTCGTGTTGCGGGCCAGGCAGCGTGGCCGGACGATCCATCTCGTCCACGACGTGCAAGTGGTGCATGCCGCCCACTCGGAGCTGTCGTCCGGCTGGACCGAGGCGGTGCCCGACGTGTCACGGCAGCGGTCGGTGTTCGTCGAACGGTGGGCCGATCTGCTCGCCGGTCGCCCCACCGAATAG
- a CDS encoding class I SAM-dependent methyltransferase encodes MTYDRYHTTFGPDTTNHPHKYAIDMIGTDRSVLELGCWNGHVSGALVAAGNRVVGVDIDADELASNPHIERGHVVDLDVQRLSEIEHERFDVVMLGDVLEHLRRPDEVLRDLTGLLNDGGRFVISVPNVSHVDVRLHLLSGRWDYQDVGLLDRTHLRWFTRAGLRSLLDDAGLTATRVETVRHPMGASQLPLDDAYPADALRYVDADPDSSVYQFVVEAVPGDGAGALGTVEHEPIDFAGEQRVRDEQLAALHETNDALRHANESLTSEIDALKRSRAVRLSSSLRRLLRRGG; translated from the coding sequence ATGACGTACGACCGCTACCACACGACCTTCGGACCCGACACCACGAACCATCCACACAAGTACGCGATCGACATGATCGGGACCGATCGATCGGTCCTCGAACTCGGGTGTTGGAACGGTCACGTCAGCGGAGCACTCGTCGCGGCCGGCAACCGGGTCGTCGGGGTCGATATCGATGCCGACGAGTTGGCGTCGAACCCGCACATCGAACGTGGCCACGTCGTCGACCTCGACGTGCAGCGACTCAGCGAGATCGAACACGAGCGGTTCGACGTCGTCATGCTCGGCGACGTTCTCGAGCACCTCCGTCGCCCCGACGAGGTGCTCCGCGATCTCACCGGCCTGTTGAACGACGGCGGCCGGTTCGTGATCTCGGTCCCGAACGTGTCGCACGTCGACGTCCGGCTGCACCTCTTGAGCGGCCGATGGGACTATCAGGACGTCGGCCTCCTCGACCGGACCCACCTGCGCTGGTTCACCCGAGCGGGCCTGCGGTCGCTGCTCGACGACGCCGGTCTCACCGCCACCCGCGTCGAGACCGTCCGTCACCCGATGGGCGCCAGCCAACTGCCGCTCGACGACGCGTACCCGGCCGATGCCCTCCGCTACGTCGATGCCGACCCCGACTCGTCCGTGTACCAGTTCGTCGTGGAGGCGGTGCCGGGAGACGGTGCGGGCGCACTCGGTACGGTCGAGCACGAGCCGATCGATTTCGCCGGCGAGCAGCGTGTCCGTGACGAGCAGTTGGCGGCGCTGCACGAGACCAACGACGCGCTCCGCCACGCGAACGAGTCGCTGACCAGCGAGATCGACGCGCTGAAGCGATCTCGGGCCGTGCGACTGTCGTCGTCGCTGCGACGGCTCCTCCGACGCGGCGGCTGA
- a CDS encoding glycosyltransferase, with product MSPTEQPVSVLVVVPGPAAVRPADALVRAVETAHPSWQVLRVWAGDPDLAPATVEWCDAGPTEFEAAALPADGRVLAAACDAVGRLHVGPVVVLTGGAVAVDGSLGALVAPAGEIVVVPRLLEPPPLDDLGPSTSRLADDGRCSTAALGFGAGTGDTAAWLRETLTRPESVSAGAALETTAALFPSSWCDDPAIGASAWRWGADSPSLLEAPTFDPQRPWLLDPSLDAPPRVSLSDPARRRVVDALASQLGGADAVLRLPGGLTADETVRETLRRFGQPTLRPWTEPVPTRSVLDEHFWDVLHDLEPDLRAAFPDPNGADAGRWAAWTRQAVSDRRVPLLIEPLQSAERNGPRRTADRTDGVNLVGYFRRQSGVGEVARRVAAVLDRAGVPHTTVGYDDGDGPGVADAPECDDRLEYANSIVFVNGDQFDRFRRSMPDVFGPGRRIVGVWFWEIDTVDPDWVGHTHVDEIWSATTFMARTFAALRGPEVVHVALPMADPTPSIRSRAEFAPLASAGDRFVFGVVFDHLSVTHRKNPSAAIRAFRDAFAPDEGPLLVVKSINGRRCWEEHERLLAEVGDRPDIIVWDEHLPHADHMALIGSFDALVSLHRSEGLGLHLAEAMALGVPVIATRYSGNVDLMDDESSILIDAEIVPIGPNGGWAYPATASWAEPDHHQAVDALRRLANDPAGAVELGERGRRHHAELARTTMSEAAFVDVIRHRLGLTGSPTTDH from the coding sequence ATGTCGCCGACTGAACAGCCGGTCAGCGTCCTCGTCGTCGTCCCCGGACCGGCAGCGGTGCGGCCGGCCGACGCGCTGGTGCGGGCGGTCGAGACGGCGCACCCGTCTTGGCAGGTCCTCCGGGTGTGGGCCGGTGACCCCGACCTCGCTCCTGCGACGGTCGAGTGGTGCGACGCCGGACCCACCGAGTTCGAAGCGGCCGCCCTCCCGGCCGACGGACGGGTCCTGGCAGCAGCCTGCGACGCCGTCGGGCGTCTGCACGTCGGCCCGGTCGTCGTGCTCACCGGTGGTGCCGTGGCGGTCGACGGTTCGCTCGGCGCGCTGGTCGCCCCGGCCGGCGAGATCGTCGTCGTGCCGCGGCTGCTCGAGCCGCCACCGCTCGACGACCTCGGTCCGTCGACGAGCCGGCTCGCCGACGATGGTCGTTGCTCTACCGCGGCGCTCGGGTTCGGCGCCGGCACCGGCGACACCGCTGCGTGGCTCCGGGAAACCCTGACCCGCCCCGAATCCGTGTCGGCAGGGGCGGCGCTCGAAACGACGGCTGCGTTGTTCCCGTCGTCGTGGTGCGACGACCCTGCCATCGGTGCGTCGGCGTGGCGCTGGGGTGCCGACTCGCCCAGCCTGCTCGAGGCGCCGACCTTCGACCCGCAGCGACCGTGGCTGCTCGATCCGTCGCTCGACGCACCGCCGCGAGTGTCGCTCTCCGACCCGGCGCGACGCCGCGTCGTCGACGCGCTGGCGTCGCAGCTCGGTGGCGCCGACGCCGTCCTCCGACTGCCCGGTGGTCTCACAGCCGACGAGACCGTCCGCGAGACACTGCGACGCTTCGGCCAGCCGACCCTGCGACCGTGGACCGAACCGGTCCCGACGAGGAGCGTGCTCGACGAGCACTTCTGGGACGTGCTGCACGATCTCGAACCCGATCTCCGAGCGGCCTTCCCCGACCCGAACGGTGCCGATGCCGGTCGGTGGGCGGCGTGGACCCGTCAGGCGGTGTCCGACCGTCGCGTGCCGCTGCTGATCGAGCCACTGCAGAGCGCCGAACGGAACGGCCCGCGACGCACCGCCGATCGCACCGACGGGGTCAACCTGGTCGGCTATTTCCGACGTCAGAGCGGGGTTGGCGAGGTCGCCCGTCGCGTGGCCGCCGTCCTCGACCGGGCGGGCGTGCCGCACACCACCGTCGGCTACGACGACGGCGACGGCCCGGGCGTCGCCGACGCCCCGGAGTGCGATGACCGACTCGAGTACGCGAACTCGATCGTCTTCGTCAACGGCGACCAGTTCGACCGGTTCCGACGATCGATGCCCGACGTGTTCGGCCCCGGGCGGCGGATCGTCGGCGTCTGGTTCTGGGAGATCGATACCGTCGACCCCGACTGGGTCGGGCACACCCATGTCGACGAGATCTGGTCGGCCACGACGTTCATGGCCCGCACCTTCGCCGCCCTGCGGGGCCCCGAGGTGGTCCACGTCGCCTTGCCGATGGCCGACCCGACGCCGTCGATACGGTCCCGTGCCGAGTTCGCACCGCTCGCGTCGGCCGGAGATCGGTTCGTGTTCGGCGTGGTCTTCGACCATCTCAGCGTCACCCATCGCAAGAACCCGAGCGCCGCGATCCGTGCGTTCCGTGACGCGTTCGCGCCCGACGAGGGCCCATTGCTCGTCGTCAAGAGCATCAACGGTCGACGGTGCTGGGAGGAACACGAGCGGCTGCTGGCCGAGGTCGGCGACCGGCCCGACATCATCGTCTGGGACGAACACCTGCCCCACGCCGATCACATGGCCTTGATCGGCTCGTTCGACGCGCTCGTGTCGCTGCACCGCAGCGAAGGGCTCGGGCTGCACCTCGCCGAGGCAATGGCGCTCGGTGTCCCGGTGATCGCCACTCGGTACAGCGGCAACGTCGACCTGATGGACGACGAGTCGTCGATCCTGATCGATGCCGAGATCGTCCCGATCGGTCCCAACGGCGGCTGGGCCTACCCGGCGACCGCCTCGTGGGCCGAACCCGACCACCACCAGGCGGTCGACGCGCTGCGGCGCCTCGCGAACGACCCCGCCGGTGCGGTCGAGCTGGGGGAGCGAGGACGCCGGCATCACGCCGAGCTCGCCCGCACGACGATGTCGGAAGCCGCCTTCGTCGACGTGATCCGGCACCGTCTCGGCCTCACGGGCAGCCCGACCACCGACCACTAG